One Georgenia wutianyii DNA segment encodes these proteins:
- a CDS encoding DUF1801 domain-containing protein: MAHEESGGFTEVELAAIRERAAELRAEKGGKKAAAGLEDLLKSIRAMPEDQRAVAERVHVIVSEAAPGLRPKTWYGQPAWTDADGKVVVFFHSSAKYGTRYNSLGFEEAARLDDGVMWPTSYAVTGPLGPAEQEQIAQLVRRAAGATN, translated from the coding sequence ATGGCACACGAGGAGTCCGGTGGGTTCACCGAGGTGGAGCTCGCGGCGATCAGGGAACGCGCTGCGGAGCTGCGCGCGGAGAAGGGAGGGAAGAAGGCTGCGGCGGGACTCGAGGACCTGCTGAAGAGCATCCGCGCGATGCCGGAGGACCAGCGGGCCGTCGCCGAGCGCGTCCACGTCATCGTCTCCGAGGCCGCGCCCGGCCTGCGCCCGAAGACCTGGTACGGGCAGCCGGCGTGGACCGACGCCGACGGCAAGGTCGTCGTCTTCTTCCACTCTTCTGCGAAGTACGGCACCCGCTACAACAGCCTCGGGTTCGAGGAGGCGGCCCGGCTCGACGACGGCGTCATGTGGCCGACGTCGTACGCCGTGACCGGCCCGCTCGGTCCGGCCGAGCAGGAGCAGATCGCCCAGCTCGTCCGGAGAGCGGCGGGCGCCACGAACTGA
- the valS gene encoding valine--tRNA ligase, producing the protein MTDEHDLTPAAPLANPSVPDKVSLEGLEDKWETRWSEQGTYRFDRTATREQVFSIDTPPPTVSGSLHVGHVFSYTHTDVVARYKRMTGKKVFYPMGWDDNGLPTERRVQNYYGVRVDPTLPYVPDFVPPHDGGDGKSVKAADQQPISRRNFVELCQRLTQEDEKQFEALWRHLGLSVDWAMHYQTIGRESQLVAQAAFLRNLARGEAYQAAAPGLWDVTFQTAVAQAELEARDYPGHYHRVAFHLADPAVGEGLEQVTDGKVYIETTRPELLPAVVALIAHPDDERYQPLFGTTVRSPLFGVEVPVLPHPAAEMDKGAGIAMCCTFGDLTDVQWWRELDLPTRSVIRRDGRLLAEVPEWVTEPSAVALWTDSLAGKTTFSARKEIVEALRASGDLDGEPTPTQRKTNFFEKGDKPLEIVTSRQWYIRNGGRPATDAQGRDLREALLERGRELGFHPDFMRVRYNNWVEGLNSDWLISRQRFFGVPIPVWYALDDAGEPDYDRVLTPSQDMLPVDPSIDVPPGYTEEQRGQAGGFVGEVDIMDTWATSSLTPQIAGGWLRDEDLFSRVYPMDLRPQGQDIIRTWLFATVVRAHLEFDGLPWSDAAISGWILDPDRKKMSKSKGNVVTPMGLLEEHGSDAVRYWAASARLGTDAAFEVGQMKIGRRLAIKVLNASKFALTMGGDIPARLDVSAVTEPLDRSLLAALADVVEGATTSFERYDHTRALELTETFFWTFCDDYLELVKDRAYGTTEAGFTPTEVTSARTTLAVTIDVVLRLLAPFLPFATEEVWSWWRSGSVHTAPWPSAAPLRQAVPDADPALLQVTGSALAALRKVKSEAKVSQRTTFARVRLDLPAADVERIGHAVGDLRAAGRVRGDLEIAGHTDLEGAVVGAHELDEPPAKR; encoded by the coding sequence ATGACCGACGAGCACGACCTCACGCCCGCCGCCCCGCTCGCCAACCCGTCCGTCCCGGACAAGGTGAGCCTCGAGGGCCTCGAGGACAAGTGGGAGACCCGCTGGAGCGAGCAGGGCACCTACCGCTTCGACCGCACGGCGACGCGCGAGCAGGTCTTCTCGATCGACACCCCGCCGCCGACCGTCTCCGGCTCGCTGCACGTGGGGCACGTGTTCTCCTACACCCACACCGACGTCGTCGCCCGCTACAAGCGGATGACCGGCAAGAAGGTCTTCTACCCGATGGGGTGGGACGACAACGGCCTGCCCACCGAGCGCCGGGTGCAGAACTACTACGGCGTGCGCGTGGACCCGACGCTGCCCTACGTCCCGGACTTCGTGCCCCCGCACGACGGCGGTGACGGCAAGAGCGTCAAGGCCGCCGACCAGCAGCCGATCTCCCGGCGCAACTTCGTCGAGCTGTGCCAGCGCCTCACCCAGGAGGACGAGAAGCAGTTCGAGGCGCTGTGGCGCCACCTCGGCCTCAGCGTCGACTGGGCCATGCACTACCAGACCATCGGGCGGGAGTCCCAGCTCGTCGCGCAGGCCGCGTTCCTGCGCAACCTCGCGCGCGGCGAGGCCTACCAGGCCGCGGCCCCCGGCCTGTGGGACGTCACGTTCCAGACCGCCGTCGCCCAGGCCGAGCTCGAGGCGCGCGACTACCCCGGCCACTACCACCGGGTCGCCTTCCACCTGGCCGACCCGGCCGTCGGCGAGGGCCTGGAGCAGGTGACGGACGGCAAGGTCTACATCGAGACGACCCGCCCGGAGCTGCTGCCCGCCGTCGTCGCCCTCATCGCCCACCCCGACGACGAGCGCTACCAGCCGCTGTTCGGCACCACCGTGCGCTCCCCGCTCTTCGGCGTCGAGGTGCCGGTCCTCCCCCACCCCGCCGCGGAGATGGACAAGGGCGCCGGCATCGCGATGTGCTGCACCTTCGGTGACCTCACCGACGTCCAGTGGTGGCGCGAGCTCGACCTGCCCACCCGCTCGGTCATCCGCCGCGACGGCCGCCTCCTCGCCGAGGTGCCCGAGTGGGTCACCGAGCCCTCCGCCGTCGCCCTGTGGACCGACTCGCTCGCGGGCAAGACGACCTTCAGCGCCCGCAAGGAGATCGTCGAGGCGCTGCGCGCGAGCGGCGACCTCGACGGCGAGCCCACGCCCACCCAGCGCAAGACCAACTTCTTCGAGAAGGGCGACAAGCCCCTCGAGATCGTCACCTCCCGCCAGTGGTACATCCGCAACGGCGGACGCCCGGCCACCGACGCCCAGGGCCGTGACCTGCGCGAGGCGCTGCTCGAGCGCGGCCGCGAGCTGGGCTTCCACCCCGACTTCATGCGGGTGCGCTACAACAACTGGGTCGAGGGCCTCAACAGCGACTGGCTGATCTCGCGCCAGCGCTTCTTCGGGGTGCCGATCCCCGTGTGGTACGCCCTTGACGACGCCGGCGAGCCGGACTACGACCGCGTCCTCACGCCCTCGCAGGACATGCTCCCCGTCGACCCGAGCATCGACGTCCCGCCGGGCTACACCGAGGAGCAGCGCGGCCAGGCCGGCGGCTTCGTCGGCGAGGTCGACATCATGGACACGTGGGCGACGTCCTCGCTCACCCCGCAGATCGCCGGTGGCTGGCTGCGCGACGAGGACCTCTTCTCCCGCGTCTACCCGATGGACCTGCGCCCGCAGGGCCAGGACATCATCCGCACCTGGCTGTTCGCCACCGTCGTCCGCGCGCACCTCGAGTTCGACGGCCTGCCGTGGAGCGACGCCGCCATCTCCGGCTGGATCCTCGACCCGGACCGCAAGAAGATGTCGAAGTCCAAGGGCAACGTCGTCACCCCGATGGGCCTGCTCGAGGAGCACGGCTCGGACGCGGTGCGCTACTGGGCCGCCTCCGCGCGCCTGGGCACCGACGCCGCCTTCGAGGTCGGCCAGATGAAGATCGGCCGGCGCCTGGCGATCAAGGTCCTCAACGCCTCGAAGTTCGCCCTGACGATGGGCGGGGACATCCCCGCCCGGCTCGACGTCTCGGCCGTCACCGAGCCGCTGGACAGGTCCCTGCTCGCCGCGCTCGCCGACGTCGTCGAGGGCGCGACGACGTCCTTCGAGCGCTACGACCACACCCGCGCGCTCGAGCTCACCGAGACGTTCTTCTGGACGTTCTGCGACGACTACCTCGAGCTCGTCAAGGACCGCGCCTACGGCACCACCGAGGCCGGCTTCACGCCCACCGAGGTCACCTCCGCGCGCACGACGCTCGCGGTGACCATCGACGTCGTCCTGCGGCTGCTCGCCCCGTTCCTGCCCTTCGCCACCGAGGAGGTCTGGAGCTGGTGGCGCAGCGGGTCGGTGCACACCGCACCGTGGCCCTCCGCCGCTCCCCTGCGCCAGGCCGTGCCCGACGCGGACCCGGCACTGCTCCAGGTCACCGGCAGCGCCCTGGCGGCGCTGCGGAAGGTGAAGTCCGAGGCCAAGGTCTCCCAGCGGACGACCTTCGCCCGGGTGCGCCTGGACCTGCCCGCCGCCGACGTCGAGCGCATCGGCCACGCGGTCGGTGACCTGCGGGCCGCCGGGCGCGTCCGCGGCGACCTCGAGATCGCCGGGCACACGGACCTCGAGGGAGCCGTCGTCGGCGCCCACGAGCTCGACGAGCCGCCCGCCAAGCGCTGA
- a CDS encoding ABC transporter permease, with product MSPAATARAEGGSLTGTLPLLRTSLRHDGRKFAPWVAIATVLSASSVLVYPWVFHTQQARQGLAAAVGANPALGLIFGPAFDVTTADGFNAWRALALGGFLAALGAISTVMRATRGQEDSGQAELLASGVLGRSSRLLTGVAMALTGSLALGLVSALLTVACGGGWGPSMLLGATFTATGWMFTGVAAIAAQLGSDAHTASSIAVATLGTLFVLRGFAYAVEAPAWAVWANPLGWMTETRPATGDHWWPLLLAGALTLVALVAAFILQARRDFGQGAIKPAPGPSRGRARTAWGLTLRLNRGLLIAWTIAFALLGIVFGYLAASITDVLGPDSPAGQILAAGATGQSHLISAFLLTLLSLLGIIAAVPGVQTMLKVRSEEMEDRVEPVMATAVTRSRYYVGNVLLALGAPTIYLLIAGTLVAALASGSDIGVTFSDVLLQALATVPAVWTVVAVSAAVIGARPAVSLAAWIGVVASFGLTLLGPTFGLDDWVLGISPFWHVPEVTATAVDLTGLLWITLFTTGFLLIGFAGFRRRDLAR from the coding sequence ATGAGCCCGGCCGCCACTGCCAGGGCCGAAGGAGGAAGCCTCACCGGGACGCTCCCACTCCTGCGCACGTCCCTCAGGCACGACGGGCGCAAGTTCGCGCCATGGGTTGCCATCGCGACCGTCCTGTCCGCCTCCTCGGTCCTCGTCTACCCCTGGGTCTTCCACACGCAGCAGGCTCGCCAGGGTCTGGCGGCTGCGGTCGGCGCGAACCCGGCCCTCGGCCTGATCTTCGGACCGGCGTTCGACGTGACCACCGCCGACGGGTTCAACGCCTGGCGCGCCCTGGCCCTGGGCGGGTTCCTCGCGGCGCTCGGGGCCATCTCCACCGTCATGCGTGCCACCCGCGGCCAGGAGGACTCCGGACAGGCCGAGCTCCTGGCCTCCGGTGTGCTCGGCCGTTCCAGTCGCCTGCTCACCGGCGTCGCCATGGCCTTGACCGGCAGCCTCGCGCTCGGCCTGGTCTCCGCCCTGCTCACCGTCGCCTGCGGAGGCGGGTGGGGACCCTCCATGCTGCTCGGGGCCACCTTCACCGCCACCGGGTGGATGTTCACCGGCGTTGCGGCGATCGCCGCCCAGCTCGGCTCCGACGCACACACCGCGAGCTCCATCGCCGTGGCCACCCTCGGCACCCTGTTCGTCCTCCGTGGCTTCGCCTACGCCGTCGAGGCACCCGCGTGGGCCGTCTGGGCCAACCCGCTCGGCTGGATGACCGAGACCCGGCCGGCGACGGGCGACCACTGGTGGCCCCTGCTGCTCGCCGGCGCGCTCACACTCGTCGCCCTGGTCGCCGCATTCATCCTGCAGGCACGTCGTGACTTCGGGCAGGGAGCGATCAAGCCGGCGCCCGGACCCTCGCGCGGCAGGGCCCGCACCGCCTGGGGGCTGACGCTGAGGCTCAACCGCGGTCTTCTCATCGCCTGGACCATCGCCTTCGCCCTTCTCGGCATCGTGTTCGGATACCTCGCGGCCTCCATCACCGACGTCCTGGGCCCCGACAGCCCGGCCGGGCAGATCCTCGCCGCGGGTGCGACCGGACAGTCCCACCTGATCTCCGCGTTCCTCCTCACGCTCCTGAGCCTGCTCGGCATCATCGCCGCCGTTCCCGGCGTCCAGACCATGCTCAAGGTCCGCAGCGAGGAGATGGAGGACCGCGTCGAGCCGGTCATGGCGACCGCCGTCACCCGTTCCCGCTACTACGTCGGCAATGTGCTCCTCGCGCTCGGTGCGCCCACCATCTACCTGCTGATCGCCGGCACCCTCGTCGCCGCCCTCGCCTCGGGCTCCGACATCGGCGTCACCTTCTCCGACGTCCTCCTGCAGGCCCTCGCCACCGTCCCTGCCGTGTGGACCGTCGTCGCCGTCTCCGCCGCCGTCATCGGCGCCCGGCCGGCCGTCAGCCTGGCCGCCTGGATCGGGGTCGTGGCCTCCTTCGGCCTCACCCTCCTGGGACCCACGTTCGGCCTGGACGACTGGGTCCTGGGAATCAGCCCTTTCTGGCACGTCCCCGAGGTGACTGCGACCGCCGTCGACCTCACCGGGCTCCTGTGGATCACCCTGTTCACCACAGGCTTCCTCCTCATCGGCTTCGCCGGGTTCCGTCGCCGCGACCTCGCCCGCTGA
- a CDS encoding ABC transporter ATP-binding protein, which translates to MSAAEAVIEIDSLTKSYGKFPALRGVDLRVERGQVHGFLGPNGAGKSTTIRVLLGLLRADGGTVRLLGQDPWRDVVALHRRLAYVPGDVSLWPGMTGGEAIDLLGSMRGGLNEDRRAELVERFELDPTKRGRQYSKGNRQKVAIVAALASDAELLILDEPTSGLDPLMEKVFQDVIAEARARGTTVLLSSHIMAEIETLADRLSIIRNGRIIRSGTLTDVRGDARTAVHAVLERVPDPNDLTRLHDVRLEGNRLDVTVESDRIGDAMTLLTGYGLVSLTVEPPSLESVFLRLYEDEDAAHAAGGTR; encoded by the coding sequence ATGAGCGCGGCAGAGGCAGTGATCGAGATCGACAGCCTGACGAAGTCCTACGGCAAGTTCCCGGCGTTGCGAGGCGTGGACCTCCGGGTCGAGCGCGGCCAGGTGCACGGCTTCCTCGGCCCGAACGGCGCAGGGAAGTCCACGACCATCCGCGTGCTCCTCGGGCTGCTCAGGGCCGACGGCGGCACCGTGCGGCTGCTCGGCCAGGACCCGTGGCGCGACGTGGTGGCTCTGCACCGACGCCTGGCGTACGTGCCCGGCGACGTCTCGCTGTGGCCCGGGATGACGGGCGGAGAGGCGATCGACCTGCTCGGTTCCATGCGCGGCGGCCTGAACGAGGATCGCCGGGCGGAGCTCGTCGAACGGTTCGAGCTCGACCCCACCAAGCGTGGCCGCCAGTACTCCAAGGGCAACCGTCAGAAGGTGGCGATCGTCGCCGCCCTGGCCTCCGACGCCGAGCTGCTCATCCTCGACGAGCCGACCAGCGGCCTGGACCCCCTGATGGAGAAGGTGTTCCAGGACGTCATCGCCGAGGCCCGGGCGCGGGGCACGACGGTGCTGCTCTCCAGCCACATCATGGCGGAGATCGAGACGCTGGCCGACCGGCTCAGCATCATCCGCAACGGGCGGATCATCCGGTCCGGCACCCTGACCGACGTGCGAGGCGACGCCCGGACCGCGGTGCACGCCGTCCTCGAGCGGGTCCCGGACCCGAACGACCTCACCCGCCTGCACGACGTCCGTCTCGAGGGGAACCGTCTCGACGTCACGGTCGAGTCCGACCGCATCGGTGACGCCATGACCCTGCTGACCGGGTACGGGCTCGTGTCCTTGACCGTCGAGCCGCCGTCCCTGGAGAGCGTGTTCCTCCGCTTGTACGAGGACGAGGACGCCGCACACGCCGCCGGAGGGACGCGATGA
- the cofE gene encoding coenzyme F420-0:L-glutamate ligase yields the protein MMIMAQAVEGVPPVTGGDDLAALLSPGLRALTWPDGSTGMVEGDVVVVASKVVAKAERRLVAARTREELEQVIAGQTVRVVAERVRPDGSTLRIVENPQGLVLAAAGVDTSDVPLGTALLLPEDPDASARALRRGLDARLGVRPGVVVTDTVGRPWREGVTDIAIGAAGIRTLQDHRGRRDGYGRELRMTVIAAADEIAAAAELVKGKADGRPVAVVRGLGHLVTREDGEGARVLARRSEDDLFREGSAEAYARGLADGRG from the coding sequence ATGATGATCATGGCTCAGGCAGTCGAGGGCGTCCCGCCCGTCACCGGCGGGGACGACCTCGCCGCGCTGCTCAGCCCGGGGCTGCGCGCCCTCACCTGGCCCGACGGCTCGACGGGGATGGTCGAGGGGGACGTCGTCGTCGTCGCGAGCAAGGTCGTGGCCAAGGCCGAGCGACGGCTCGTCGCCGCGCGGACCCGCGAGGAGCTGGAGCAGGTGATCGCCGGCCAGACGGTGCGCGTGGTGGCCGAGCGCGTCCGCCCCGACGGCTCGACGCTGCGCATCGTGGAGAACCCGCAGGGGCTCGTCCTCGCGGCAGCGGGCGTGGACACCTCCGACGTCCCGCTCGGGACGGCGCTGCTCCTGCCGGAGGACCCCGACGCCTCCGCCCGGGCGCTGCGCCGCGGGCTGGACGCGCGGCTCGGGGTGCGGCCCGGCGTCGTCGTCACCGACACCGTGGGGCGGCCGTGGCGCGAGGGCGTCACCGACATCGCCATCGGCGCCGCAGGCATCCGCACCCTCCAGGACCACCGTGGCCGGCGCGACGGCTACGGCCGCGAGCTGCGGATGACCGTCATCGCCGCCGCCGACGAGATCGCCGCCGCGGCCGAGCTCGTCAAGGGCAAGGCCGACGGACGCCCTGTCGCCGTCGTCCGCGGGCTGGGGCACCTCGTCACCCGCGAGGACGGCGAGGGAGCCCGCGTGCTCGCCCGCCGGTCCGAGGACGACCTGTTCCGGGAGGGCTCGGCCGAGGCGTACGCCCGCGGCCTGGCCGACGGCCGCGGCTGA
- a CDS encoding TetR/AcrR family transcriptional regulator, which translates to MTDDPAGSRRRPTGRRPGDSGTREAILDSALALFAERGYEGASIRAIATDAGVDPALIRHFFGDKDTLFAVAVSDRTAIPERLAASLAGAPQEIGHRVTDSYLRMWDEPQTRRVLLALVRSTTTAERAADMVRDLLGAHMHETTGITAEDPRMLGVALAASHLLGVALARHVIRVPALATMDHAALVDQVAPAVQHYLGNVLALPGGARRD; encoded by the coding sequence ATGACCGACGACCCAGCCGGATCCCGTCGTCGACCGACGGGGCGACGCCCCGGCGACAGCGGGACCCGCGAGGCGATCCTGGACTCCGCCCTGGCGCTCTTCGCCGAGCGCGGGTACGAGGGAGCCTCGATCCGTGCGATCGCGACCGACGCAGGCGTGGACCCGGCACTGATCCGCCACTTCTTCGGGGACAAGGACACCCTCTTCGCCGTCGCGGTCTCGGACCGCACGGCGATACCCGAACGTCTGGCGGCCTCGCTCGCCGGCGCCCCGCAGGAGATCGGCCACCGCGTCACGGACAGCTACCTGCGCATGTGGGACGAACCGCAGACGCGTCGGGTCCTGCTCGCCCTGGTCCGCTCCACGACCACCGCGGAGCGGGCAGCGGACATGGTGCGCGACCTCCTCGGAGCGCACATGCACGAGACGACGGGGATCACCGCAGAGGACCCCCGGATGCTGGGCGTCGCACTCGCCGCCTCCCATCTCCTCGGCGTCGCCCTCGCCCGCCACGTCATCCGGGTGCCCGCCCTCGCCACCATGGATCACGCCGCCCTCGTGGACCAGGTCGCACCTGCGGTGCAGCACTACCTGGGGAACGTCCTCGCGCTCCCCGGCGGCGCACGGAGGGACTAG
- a CDS encoding TIGR03557 family F420-dependent LLM class oxidoreductase → MKIGYAAALEQFHPREVLDYAAHAEAHGFTGVMAADHFQPWTPTQGQASFVWNVLAALGERTRGDIGPGVTAPTFRYHPAVVAQASATLAAMYPGRHWLGIGSGEALNEHVVAPYWPEAPERINRMFEAVEIISKLFTASLAGKDTKHSGTFFRLESTRLWTMPEQAPPIYVATGGPVTARRAGKHADGIITVGAPVEKVAGLFDRFAQGAREAGKDPATMPKILQLHLSWAPTEEEALANALTEWPNGAMRFAKADIRSPFDFAAMARLVRPEDFAGRMVISSDPDVHRAELQKYADLGVDHVYLHNVGRDQRRWLEVFGRDVLPKVVR, encoded by the coding sequence ATGAAGATCGGCTACGCCGCTGCCCTGGAGCAGTTCCACCCGCGGGAGGTGCTCGACTACGCGGCCCACGCCGAGGCCCACGGCTTCACCGGCGTCATGGCCGCCGACCACTTCCAGCCCTGGACACCGACGCAGGGCCAGGCCTCCTTCGTGTGGAACGTCCTGGCGGCGCTGGGGGAGCGCACCCGCGGGGACATCGGCCCGGGCGTCACCGCGCCGACCTTCCGCTACCACCCGGCGGTGGTCGCGCAGGCCTCGGCGACGCTCGCGGCGATGTACCCGGGACGGCACTGGCTGGGGATCGGCTCCGGGGAGGCGCTCAACGAGCACGTCGTCGCGCCGTACTGGCCCGAGGCGCCCGAGCGGATCAACCGGATGTTCGAGGCCGTGGAGATCATCTCCAAGCTCTTCACCGCCTCCCTCGCGGGCAAGGACACGAAGCACTCGGGCACCTTCTTCCGGCTGGAGTCCACCCGGCTGTGGACGATGCCGGAGCAGGCCCCGCCCATCTACGTCGCCACCGGCGGCCCGGTGACCGCGCGGCGTGCGGGCAAGCACGCCGACGGGATCATCACCGTCGGCGCCCCGGTGGAGAAGGTGGCCGGGCTGTTCGACCGCTTCGCCCAGGGCGCCCGGGAGGCGGGCAAGGACCCGGCGACGATGCCGAAGATCCTCCAGCTCCACCTGTCGTGGGCGCCCACGGAGGAGGAGGCGCTCGCGAACGCGCTCACCGAGTGGCCCAACGGGGCGATGCGCTTCGCCAAGGCGGACATCCGCTCCCCCTTCGACTTCGCCGCGATGGCCCGCCTCGTGCGGCCCGAGGACTTCGCCGGGCGGATGGTCATCTCCTCCGACCCCGACGTCCACCGCGCCGAGCTGCAGAAGTACGCCGACCTCGGCGTCGACCACGTCTATCTCCACAACGTCGGGCGCGACCAGCGCCGGTGGCTCGAGGTCTTCGGCCGCGACGTCCTCCCCAAGGTGGTGCGCTGA
- a CDS encoding AMP-dependent synthetase/ligase: MSLPWVLSDRLSRDPAGVIFERKASLGGRFVPVTVQTFAGEVTAVAKGLIGLGIEPGDRVAIMAHTSYEWTLLDFAAWSVGAVPVPIYETSSAEQAEWIITNSQARIVFAETRAMGALVSPLIERTEHLEQVLVLDEDAIDTVIGHGTDVPAERVTERAAATSMDSLATIIYTSGTTGRPKGVELTHGNFVHLVVNGSDDPNFSGVVRGSDKRTLLFMPLAHVFARFIQVLCVYSGAAMGHVPDAKNLVADLDAFKPTFLLAVPRVFEKVYNSADAKAGGGAKQRVFRWGAKVAITYSRALETPEGPSAALKAQRALADRLVYQKIKAAMGGNLAWAVSGGGPLGERLGHFFRGIGVGVLEGYGLTEVGAPTTVNRPGLVKIGTVGPPYPGTSVAIAEDGQVLVKGAHVFRAYHGNPEATAEAFTEDGWFITGDLGELDSDGYLRITGRKKEIIVTAGGKNVAPAMLEDRLRGHPLVSQVVVVGEGRPFIGALITLDAEMLPGWLANHDLPPMTVDQAATDERVLAALDRAVTRANEAVSRAESIRKFKVLTIDFTMENGYLTPSQKVKRAKVIRDFAAEIDDIYGT, translated from the coding sequence ATGTCCCTGCCGTGGGTGCTCAGTGACCGTCTCTCCCGCGACCCCGCCGGGGTGATCTTCGAGCGCAAGGCCTCCCTGGGCGGGCGCTTCGTCCCGGTGACCGTGCAGACGTTCGCCGGCGAGGTCACCGCCGTCGCCAAGGGCCTCATCGGCCTGGGCATCGAGCCGGGCGACCGCGTGGCGATCATGGCGCACACGAGCTACGAGTGGACGCTGCTCGACTTCGCCGCGTGGTCGGTGGGCGCGGTGCCCGTGCCGATCTACGAGACGTCCTCCGCCGAGCAGGCCGAGTGGATCATCACCAACTCCCAGGCCCGCATCGTCTTCGCCGAGACCCGTGCGATGGGCGCCCTCGTCTCCCCGCTCATCGAGCGCACCGAGCACCTGGAGCAGGTCCTCGTGCTCGACGAGGACGCCATCGACACGGTCATCGGCCACGGCACCGACGTCCCCGCCGAGCGGGTCACCGAGCGGGCGGCGGCCACGTCGATGGACAGCCTCGCGACGATCATCTACACCTCGGGCACCACCGGCCGCCCCAAGGGCGTCGAGCTCACGCACGGCAACTTCGTCCACCTCGTCGTCAACGGCAGCGACGACCCGAACTTCTCCGGCGTCGTGCGGGGCTCGGACAAGCGCACCCTGCTGTTCATGCCGCTCGCCCACGTGTTCGCACGGTTCATCCAGGTCCTGTGCGTGTACTCCGGCGCGGCCATGGGCCACGTCCCCGACGCGAAGAACCTCGTGGCCGACCTCGACGCGTTCAAGCCCACGTTCCTCCTCGCCGTCCCGCGGGTGTTCGAGAAGGTCTACAACTCCGCCGACGCCAAGGCGGGTGGCGGTGCGAAGCAGCGGGTCTTCCGCTGGGGCGCGAAGGTCGCGATCACCTACTCCCGCGCCCTGGAGACCCCCGAGGGGCCCTCCGCGGCGCTCAAGGCGCAGCGCGCCCTGGCCGACCGCCTCGTCTACCAGAAGATCAAGGCGGCGATGGGCGGCAACCTCGCCTGGGCGGTCTCCGGCGGCGGTCCCCTGGGCGAGCGGCTCGGGCACTTCTTCCGCGGGATCGGGGTCGGTGTGCTCGAGGGCTACGGCCTCACCGAGGTCGGCGCGCCGACCACCGTCAACCGGCCGGGCCTCGTGAAGATCGGCACGGTCGGCCCGCCCTACCCCGGCACGAGCGTCGCCATCGCCGAGGACGGGCAGGTGCTCGTCAAGGGTGCCCACGTCTTCCGCGCCTACCACGGCAACCCGGAGGCGACCGCCGAGGCGTTCACCGAGGACGGCTGGTTCATCACCGGCGACCTCGGTGAGCTGGACTCCGACGGCTACCTGCGCATCACCGGCCGCAAGAAGGAGATCATCGTGACCGCGGGCGGCAAGAACGTCGCCCCCGCGATGCTCGAGGACCGCCTGCGCGGCCACCCGCTCGTCTCCCAGGTGGTCGTGGTCGGCGAGGGCCGCCCGTTCATCGGCGCGCTCATCACGCTCGACGCGGAGATGCTCCCCGGCTGGCTCGCCAACCACGACCTGCCGCCCATGACCGTGGACCAGGCCGCCACCGACGAGCGCGTCCTCGCGGCCCTGGACCGGGCGGTGACGCGCGCCAACGAGGCGGTCTCGCGGGCCGAGTCCATCCGCAAGTTCAAGGTCCTCACCATCGACTTCACGATGGAGAACGGCTACCTCACGCCCAGCCAGAAGGTGAAGCGCGCCAAGGTCATCAGGGACTTCGCCGCCGAGATCGACGACATCTACGGCACCTGA
- a CDS encoding alpha/beta fold hydrolase, whose protein sequence is MRAERTVVVDGSPVHVTEGGAGPAVLLLHGSGPGTTGSGAWAATIDALAGSWRLVAPDQAGFGRTPLPLGSRGGLRVWTEQAAALMDALDHESYAVVGHSMGGAVALALAAARPRQVTHVVPVGTMGAPGAPLSPDLDAVWAAPATEDGARDMLERILLDRSLVTEAAVSARTAAMRAGQAAFARLFPPPRTRWAEDLTLSAQTLAAVRAPALLVHGAQDRLTPLRAAALPLLDHLADVRLHVLGRCGHAPQVEHPEEFHRLLGGFLGRE, encoded by the coding sequence GTGAGGGCCGAGCGCACCGTCGTCGTCGACGGTTCGCCGGTCCACGTGACCGAGGGCGGCGCCGGACCGGCGGTCCTGCTCCTGCACGGCTCCGGACCCGGGACGACCGGGTCCGGAGCCTGGGCCGCCACCATCGACGCGCTCGCGGGCTCGTGGCGGCTGGTGGCCCCCGACCAGGCGGGCTTCGGCCGCACCCCCCTGCCGCTGGGCTCGCGCGGCGGGCTGCGGGTCTGGACGGAGCAGGCCGCCGCGCTCATGGACGCCCTCGACCACGAGTCCTACGCCGTCGTGGGCCACTCCATGGGTGGCGCCGTCGCCCTGGCGCTGGCGGCCGCGCGTCCCCGGCAGGTCACCCACGTCGTGCCGGTGGGGACGATGGGCGCCCCGGGGGCGCCGTTGTCGCCCGACCTCGACGCCGTGTGGGCCGCTCCCGCCACCGAGGACGGCGCGCGGGACATGCTCGAGCGCATCCTGCTCGACCGGTCGCTGGTCACCGAGGCGGCGGTGTCGGCCCGGACTGCGGCGATGCGGGCCGGCCAGGCCGCGTTCGCCCGGCTCTTCCCGCCGCCCCGCACGCGGTGGGCTGAGGACCTCACCCTGTCGGCGCAGACCCTGGCAGCGGTCCGCGCGCCGGCCCTGCTCGTCCACGGCGCCCAGGACCGCCTCACTCCCCTGCGCGCGGCGGCGCTGCCGCTGCTCGACCACCTCGCCGACGTCCGGCTGCACGTCCTGGGGCGGTGCGGTCACGCGCCGCAGGTCGAGCACCCGGAGGAGTTCCACCGGCTGCTGGGCGGCTTCCTCGGCCGGGAGTGA